The following proteins come from a genomic window of Miscanthus floridulus cultivar M001 chromosome 2, ASM1932011v1, whole genome shotgun sequence:
- the LOC136526206 gene encoding F-box/LRR-repeat protein 15-like isoform X2 produces the protein MADGGRMKGVQGAGDEEEGNEEAREELELALSLGRRGWHLMPRQEPAPRSLNWTAVLPEWNPDAAGSSQGAERALGGQSISSLGLRDMLGGILDGPHAGGSVEVGWDNLDEEDEDRDLQNKRLRVRRFGEESPLHSEHELEFGLSLFPNDGSESPRDANNEQVDNAENSGGRNSEDVGIRMDLSDDLLHLIFSFLGQKDLCRAGVTCKQWRSASVHDDFWKCLKFENTRISLQNFVNICRQYPSVTELNLHGVINAETLVLEAIMFLRHLKTLTMGKGQLGEAFFLALSECPLLTALTVTDASLGSGIQEVTVNHDGLRELHILKCRALRISVRCSQLQILSLRRTGMAHVSLNCPQLLELDFQSCHKLSDNAIRQAATACPLLAKLDMSSCSCVTDETLRDIASSCPSLSVLDASNCPNISFESVKLPMLIDLRLLSCEGITSASMAAIAYSRLLEALQLDNCSLLTSVSLDLPHLKNISLVHLRKFADLNLRSPVLSYIKVSRCSALHRVSVTSTTLQKLVLQKQESLSSLSLQCHNLIDVDLSDCESLTNAICEVFSDGGGCPMLRSLILDNCESLSIVELNSSSLACLSLAGCRSMTFLRLSCPNLQHVNLDGCDHLQSAAFCPVGLESLNLGICPKLSVLRIEAPNMSILELKGCGVLSEASINCPCLTSLDASFCRQLVDDSLTRMAEACPLIEYLILSSCLSIGINGLSSLHCLHKLTLLDLSYTFLINLKPVFDSCPQLKVLKLSACKYLSDSSLDALYREGALPLLVELDLSYSSIGQNAIEDLLACCTNLVNVNLNGCTNFQELVCGSDDSSSVDMPVDFCPPSSSPIKSEEISERSGRLLEVLSCTGCPNIKKVVIPSIANFLHLSKINLNLSTNLKEVDLTCSNLFMLNLSNCSSLEVLKLDCPRLTNLQLLACTMLQDEELESAISLCSALEILNVHSCPKINADFGGLRLVCPSLKRIQSSLIS, from the exons ATGGCGGATGGGGGTCGGATGAAGGGCGTGCAGGGCGCTGGTGACGAGGAAGAGGGGAATGAGGAGGCGAGAGAGGAGCTGGAACTCGCGCTGTCGCTGGGGCGGCGAGGCTGGCACCTTATGCCGCGGCAGGAGCCCGCTCCCCGCTCACTTAACTGGACGGCGGTTCTGCCGGAGTGGAACCCCGACGCCGCTGGGAGCTCGCAGGGTGCGGAAAGGGCCTTGGGCGGACAATCCATCTCTTCTCTCGGGCTCCGTGACATGTTGGGTGGTATCCTAGACGGCCCCCATGCGGGTGGCAGTGTGGAGGTTGGGTGGGACAACCTGGACGAAGAGGATGAAGACAGAGACCTGCAGAATAAACGGCTCAGAGTACGACGCTTTGGCGA AGAAAGCCCGCTGCATTCTG AACATGAATTGGAATTTGGCTTGTCACTTTTCCCAAATGATGGTAGCGAGAGCCCAAGGGATGCCAATAATGAGCAAGTTGATAATGCAGAAAACTCAGGTGGAAGAAATTCTGAAGATGTTGGAATAAGAATGGATCTCTCTGACGATCTCCTGCACCTG ATATTCTCTTTCTTGGGCCAGAAGGATTTATGCAGAGCAGGTGTTACCTGCAAACAGTGGCGATCTGCTAGTGTGCATGATGATTTCTGGAAGTGTTTGAAATTTGAGAACACTAGGATATCACTGCAGAACT TTGTTAATATTTGCCGTCAGTACCCGAGTGTAACAGAACTCAATTTGCATGGTGTCATAAATGCAGAAACACTAGTTCTGGAAGCAATTATGTTTTTAAG GCATCTGAAGACGTTAACAATGGGCAAGGGACAACTGGGAGAAGCATTTTTTCTAGCTTTGTCTGAGTGCCCATTATTGACTGCTTTAACAGTAACTGATGCTTCTCTTGGGAGTGGCATCCAAGAAGTAACTGTTAATCATGATGGATTGCGTGAGCTTCATATTTTGAAGTGCCGTGCACTCAGAATATCTGTCAG ATGTTCCCAACTTCAAATACTGTCTTTGAGGCGAACAGGCATGGCTCATGTATCACTCAACTGTCCTCAGTTGCTTGAGTTGGACTTCCAATCCTGCCATAAGCTTTCTGACAATGCGATTCGCCAAGCTGCTACAGCTTGCCCGTTGTTGGCGAAACTAGATATGTCATCTTGTTCTTGTGTTACTGATGAGACACTGCGTGACATAGCTAGTTCATGTCCAAGTCTTTCTGTGCTTGATGCATCAAACTGCCCCAACATTTCATTTGAG TCCGTGAAGCTTCCAATGTTAATAGACTTGAGACTGCTAAGTTGTGAAGGAATCACATCTGCTTCCATGGCTGCAATAGCTTACAGCCGTCTGCTTGAG GCACTACAGCTTGATAATTGCAGCCTGTTGACATCAGTGTCTTTGGACTTACCACATCTTAAGAATATAAGTCTCGTGCACTTACGCAA GTTTGCTGATTTGAATTTGCGAAGCCCTGTGCTTTCTTACATCAAAGTTTCCAGATGTTCAGCGCTCCATCGAGTTAGCGTAACATCGACTACGCTTCAG AAATTGGTGCTTCAAAAACAAGAGAGCTTATCCAGTTTGTCATTGCAATGCCACAACTTGATTGATGTGGATCTTAGTGACTGTGAGTCATTAACAAATGCGATTTGCGAAGTATTTAGTGATGGAGGTGGTTGCCCTATGCTAAGATCATTGATCCTTGACAACTGTGAG AGTTTGAGCATTGTAGAACTGAATAGCAGTTCTTTGGCCTGCCTCTCTCTTGCTGGTTGCCGCTCGATGACATTCTTAAGACTCTCGTGCCCAAATTTGCAACATGTGAATCTTGATGGCTGTGATCACCTTCAAAGTGCAGCATTCTGTCCA GTGGGCCTTGAATCCCTAAATCTGGGAATTTGTCCAAAATTAAGTGTTCTGCGCATTGAGGCCCCAAATATGTCTATATTGGAGCTGAAGGGTTGTGGTGTGCTTTCCGAGGCTTCCATCAATTGCCCTTGCTTGACATCGTTAGATGCCTCTTTCTGCAG GCAGCTTGTGGATGATTCACTGACTCGAATGGCAGAGGCATGTCCTCTGATTGAATATCTTATCCTGTCATCATGCCTATCCATTGGCATCAATGGATTGTCTTCATTGCATTGCCTTCATAAGCTGACCTTGCTTGACCTGTCTTATACATTTTTGATCAACTTGAAGCCTGTTTTCGACAGTTGCCCGCAGTTGAAG GTATTAAAACTTTCAGCTTGCAAGTACCTCAGTGACTCATCATTAGATGCCCTCTACAGAGAGGGTGCTCTTCCATTACTTGTTGAGCTAGATCTGTCCTACTCATCCATTGGACAGAATGCGATAGAAGATCTTCTTGCTTGCTGTACTAATTTGGTTAATGTGAACTTGAACGGATGTACAAACTTTCAAGAATTGGTGTGTGGGTCAGATGATAGCAGTTCTGTGGATATGCCAGTTGACTTTTGTCCACCTAGTTCTTCACCAATCAAGAGTGAAGAGATCAGTGAGCGATCTGGTCGCCTGCTTGAAGTTCTCAGTTGTACTGGGTGCCCTAATATTAAGAAAGTTGTTATTCCTTCGATAGCAAACTTTCTACATCTGTCCAAAATTAATCTTAATCTTTCAACCAACTTGAAGGAAGTGGATTTAACATGCTCCAACCTTTTCATGTTAAACTTGAG CAACTGTAGCTCACTGGAGGTGCTGAAGCTTGATTGCCCAAGATTGACCAACCTCCAACTTCTG GCATGCACCATGTTGCAAGACGAGGAATTAGAATCTGCAATATCCCTTTGTAGTGCGTTGGAGATCCTTAATGTGCATTCTTGTCCAAag ATCAATGCGGATTTTGGCGGACTCCGTTTGGTTTGTCCCAGTCTAAAGCGCATCCAGAGCAGCCTCATCTCATAA
- the LOC136526206 gene encoding F-box/LRR-repeat protein 15-like isoform X1 gives MADGGRMKGVQGAGDEEEGNEEAREELELALSLGRRGWHLMPRQEPAPRSLNWTAVLPEWNPDAAGSSQGAERALGGQSISSLGLRDMLGGILDGPHAGGSVEVGWDNLDEEDEDRDLQNKRLRVRRFGEESPLHSGASATPFGSESSFLPISDECVHLKLSRFPEHELEFGLSLFPNDGSESPRDANNEQVDNAENSGGRNSEDVGIRMDLSDDLLHLIFSFLGQKDLCRAGVTCKQWRSASVHDDFWKCLKFENTRISLQNFVNICRQYPSVTELNLHGVINAETLVLEAIMFLRHLKTLTMGKGQLGEAFFLALSECPLLTALTVTDASLGSGIQEVTVNHDGLRELHILKCRALRISVRCSQLQILSLRRTGMAHVSLNCPQLLELDFQSCHKLSDNAIRQAATACPLLAKLDMSSCSCVTDETLRDIASSCPSLSVLDASNCPNISFESVKLPMLIDLRLLSCEGITSASMAAIAYSRLLEALQLDNCSLLTSVSLDLPHLKNISLVHLRKFADLNLRSPVLSYIKVSRCSALHRVSVTSTTLQKLVLQKQESLSSLSLQCHNLIDVDLSDCESLTNAICEVFSDGGGCPMLRSLILDNCESLSIVELNSSSLACLSLAGCRSMTFLRLSCPNLQHVNLDGCDHLQSAAFCPVGLESLNLGICPKLSVLRIEAPNMSILELKGCGVLSEASINCPCLTSLDASFCRQLVDDSLTRMAEACPLIEYLILSSCLSIGINGLSSLHCLHKLTLLDLSYTFLINLKPVFDSCPQLKVLKLSACKYLSDSSLDALYREGALPLLVELDLSYSSIGQNAIEDLLACCTNLVNVNLNGCTNFQELVCGSDDSSSVDMPVDFCPPSSSPIKSEEISERSGRLLEVLSCTGCPNIKKVVIPSIANFLHLSKINLNLSTNLKEVDLTCSNLFMLNLSNCSSLEVLKLDCPRLTNLQLLACTMLQDEELESAISLCSALEILNVHSCPKINADFGGLRLVCPSLKRIQSSLIS, from the exons ATGGCGGATGGGGGTCGGATGAAGGGCGTGCAGGGCGCTGGTGACGAGGAAGAGGGGAATGAGGAGGCGAGAGAGGAGCTGGAACTCGCGCTGTCGCTGGGGCGGCGAGGCTGGCACCTTATGCCGCGGCAGGAGCCCGCTCCCCGCTCACTTAACTGGACGGCGGTTCTGCCGGAGTGGAACCCCGACGCCGCTGGGAGCTCGCAGGGTGCGGAAAGGGCCTTGGGCGGACAATCCATCTCTTCTCTCGGGCTCCGTGACATGTTGGGTGGTATCCTAGACGGCCCCCATGCGGGTGGCAGTGTGGAGGTTGGGTGGGACAACCTGGACGAAGAGGATGAAGACAGAGACCTGCAGAATAAACGGCTCAGAGTACGACGCTTTGGCGA AGAAAGCCCGCTGCATTCTGGTGCCAGTGCTACTCCCTTTGGCTCTGAATCGTCATTTTTGCCCATTTCTGATGAATGTGTTCATTTAAAGCTGTCTCGTTTCCCAGAACATGAATTGGAATTTGGCTTGTCACTTTTCCCAAATGATGGTAGCGAGAGCCCAAGGGATGCCAATAATGAGCAAGTTGATAATGCAGAAAACTCAGGTGGAAGAAATTCTGAAGATGTTGGAATAAGAATGGATCTCTCTGACGATCTCCTGCACCTG ATATTCTCTTTCTTGGGCCAGAAGGATTTATGCAGAGCAGGTGTTACCTGCAAACAGTGGCGATCTGCTAGTGTGCATGATGATTTCTGGAAGTGTTTGAAATTTGAGAACACTAGGATATCACTGCAGAACT TTGTTAATATTTGCCGTCAGTACCCGAGTGTAACAGAACTCAATTTGCATGGTGTCATAAATGCAGAAACACTAGTTCTGGAAGCAATTATGTTTTTAAG GCATCTGAAGACGTTAACAATGGGCAAGGGACAACTGGGAGAAGCATTTTTTCTAGCTTTGTCTGAGTGCCCATTATTGACTGCTTTAACAGTAACTGATGCTTCTCTTGGGAGTGGCATCCAAGAAGTAACTGTTAATCATGATGGATTGCGTGAGCTTCATATTTTGAAGTGCCGTGCACTCAGAATATCTGTCAG ATGTTCCCAACTTCAAATACTGTCTTTGAGGCGAACAGGCATGGCTCATGTATCACTCAACTGTCCTCAGTTGCTTGAGTTGGACTTCCAATCCTGCCATAAGCTTTCTGACAATGCGATTCGCCAAGCTGCTACAGCTTGCCCGTTGTTGGCGAAACTAGATATGTCATCTTGTTCTTGTGTTACTGATGAGACACTGCGTGACATAGCTAGTTCATGTCCAAGTCTTTCTGTGCTTGATGCATCAAACTGCCCCAACATTTCATTTGAG TCCGTGAAGCTTCCAATGTTAATAGACTTGAGACTGCTAAGTTGTGAAGGAATCACATCTGCTTCCATGGCTGCAATAGCTTACAGCCGTCTGCTTGAG GCACTACAGCTTGATAATTGCAGCCTGTTGACATCAGTGTCTTTGGACTTACCACATCTTAAGAATATAAGTCTCGTGCACTTACGCAA GTTTGCTGATTTGAATTTGCGAAGCCCTGTGCTTTCTTACATCAAAGTTTCCAGATGTTCAGCGCTCCATCGAGTTAGCGTAACATCGACTACGCTTCAG AAATTGGTGCTTCAAAAACAAGAGAGCTTATCCAGTTTGTCATTGCAATGCCACAACTTGATTGATGTGGATCTTAGTGACTGTGAGTCATTAACAAATGCGATTTGCGAAGTATTTAGTGATGGAGGTGGTTGCCCTATGCTAAGATCATTGATCCTTGACAACTGTGAG AGTTTGAGCATTGTAGAACTGAATAGCAGTTCTTTGGCCTGCCTCTCTCTTGCTGGTTGCCGCTCGATGACATTCTTAAGACTCTCGTGCCCAAATTTGCAACATGTGAATCTTGATGGCTGTGATCACCTTCAAAGTGCAGCATTCTGTCCA GTGGGCCTTGAATCCCTAAATCTGGGAATTTGTCCAAAATTAAGTGTTCTGCGCATTGAGGCCCCAAATATGTCTATATTGGAGCTGAAGGGTTGTGGTGTGCTTTCCGAGGCTTCCATCAATTGCCCTTGCTTGACATCGTTAGATGCCTCTTTCTGCAG GCAGCTTGTGGATGATTCACTGACTCGAATGGCAGAGGCATGTCCTCTGATTGAATATCTTATCCTGTCATCATGCCTATCCATTGGCATCAATGGATTGTCTTCATTGCATTGCCTTCATAAGCTGACCTTGCTTGACCTGTCTTATACATTTTTGATCAACTTGAAGCCTGTTTTCGACAGTTGCCCGCAGTTGAAG GTATTAAAACTTTCAGCTTGCAAGTACCTCAGTGACTCATCATTAGATGCCCTCTACAGAGAGGGTGCTCTTCCATTACTTGTTGAGCTAGATCTGTCCTACTCATCCATTGGACAGAATGCGATAGAAGATCTTCTTGCTTGCTGTACTAATTTGGTTAATGTGAACTTGAACGGATGTACAAACTTTCAAGAATTGGTGTGTGGGTCAGATGATAGCAGTTCTGTGGATATGCCAGTTGACTTTTGTCCACCTAGTTCTTCACCAATCAAGAGTGAAGAGATCAGTGAGCGATCTGGTCGCCTGCTTGAAGTTCTCAGTTGTACTGGGTGCCCTAATATTAAGAAAGTTGTTATTCCTTCGATAGCAAACTTTCTACATCTGTCCAAAATTAATCTTAATCTTTCAACCAACTTGAAGGAAGTGGATTTAACATGCTCCAACCTTTTCATGTTAAACTTGAG CAACTGTAGCTCACTGGAGGTGCTGAAGCTTGATTGCCCAAGATTGACCAACCTCCAACTTCTG GCATGCACCATGTTGCAAGACGAGGAATTAGAATCTGCAATATCCCTTTGTAGTGCGTTGGAGATCCTTAATGTGCATTCTTGTCCAAag ATCAATGCGGATTTTGGCGGACTCCGTTTGGTTTGTCCCAGTCTAAAGCGCATCCAGAGCAGCCTCATCTCATAA